In Candidatus Contubernalis alkalaceticus, the following proteins share a genomic window:
- a CDS encoding acyltransferase: protein MSFIKYLWGIRAVFYKLRFQSIGKMSYIGKPLFLLGTNKCNIGNRVRIYPGLRMEIHGKGGISIEENVSIGQNLHIISKDIELVIGKNTTLSGNVFITNIDHDYRQIGQHVMNQHYLVKETILGKNCFIGYGACIQAGTKLGKQCVVGANAVVRGEFPDYCVIAGVPARIIRQYNKDTGEWQKK, encoded by the coding sequence ATGAGCTTTATAAAATATCTGTGGGGGATTAGGGCAGTATTCTATAAATTACGGTTTCAATCAATTGGTAAGATGTCTTATATCGGTAAACCGTTATTTTTGCTCGGAACGAATAAGTGTAATATTGGCAATAGGGTAAGAATATATCCTGGGTTGAGAATGGAGATACATGGTAAGGGTGGGATATCTATTGAGGAGAATGTGTCAATCGGTCAAAATCTTCACATAATATCTAAAGACATAGAGCTAGTCATAGGAAAAAATACAACTTTATCAGGGAATGTTTTTATAACTAATATAGATCACGACTACAGGCAGATTGGGCAACATGTAATGAATCAGCATTATCTTGTCAAGGAAACAATTTTAGGCAAAAATTGTTTTATCGGGTATGGTGCTTGTATACAGGCTGGAACAAAATTAGGTAAACAATGTGTTGTGGGAGCAAATGCAGTTGTGCGAGGAGAATTTCCAGACTACTGTGTCATTGCTGGAGTACCGGCTAGAATTATAAGACAGTACAACAAAGATACGGGAGAATGGCAAAAGAAGTAG
- a CDS encoding CgeB family protein: MSTKMVLYIGTPIFNYYKKIKTEIEKLGYSVDYYNEIPSENSLIKGVIKIKRSLVDSLIQRYFDKIMCQSKSKTYDIIFIVNCKVFTPVMIKQLRDTQKSARFILYMWDSLNLYPLCKEVIPLFDKAYSFDSDDCGKIDNLTFLPLFFSREYEQLGQEPAGEKEYDIVSVCTAHPNRYKAMHHLFPELQAKGIRIFSYMFLNKLQYLYNKMFVSEFKGAKHSEFKFKPLSERENLGVLQRSDTVFDMQHNNQSGLTMRTIEALGAKRKIITSNANIKKYDFYNANNIFILNEHNLSEIELFLKNTYEPVQADVYSKYSLHSWVEAVINERNNNYLIE, translated from the coding sequence GTGAGTACGAAAATGGTTCTGTATATTGGAACTCCTATATTTAACTATTATAAGAAAATTAAAACAGAAATTGAAAAACTGGGATATTCCGTTGATTATTATAATGAAATACCGAGCGAGAATTCTTTAATTAAGGGAGTTATCAAGATAAAAAGAAGCTTGGTTGATTCACTAATTCAAAGGTATTTTGACAAAATTATGTGTCAATCGAAAAGCAAAACCTACGATATAATATTCATTGTTAACTGTAAAGTGTTTACTCCCGTTATGATTAAACAGTTGCGGGACACTCAAAAGTCTGCAAGATTTATATTGTATATGTGGGATTCACTAAACTTATACCCACTTTGCAAGGAGGTAATTCCTTTATTTGACAAGGCTTACTCTTTTGATTCAGACGATTGCGGAAAAATAGATAATCTCACTTTTCTACCGCTATTCTTCAGCAGGGAATATGAACAGTTAGGTCAAGAGCCTGCCGGAGAAAAGGAATACGATATTGTTAGTGTATGCACCGCACATCCAAATCGCTATAAAGCTATGCATCATCTATTTCCTGAACTCCAGGCAAAGGGTATCAGAATATTTTCATATATGTTTTTGAACAAACTCCAGTATTTGTATAATAAAATGTTTGTATCAGAATTCAAGGGTGCAAAGCATAGTGAATTTAAATTTAAACCGCTGTCTGAAAGGGAAAACTTAGGAGTTCTACAAAGGTCAGATACGGTATTTGATATGCAGCACAATAACCAGAGCGGTTTGACAATGCGAACAATTGAGGCTCTCGGTGCTAAACGAAAGATAATTACTTCAAATGCAAATATTAAGAAGTATGATTTTTATAATGCTAATAATATTTTTATCTTGAATGAGCACAACTTATCCGAAATTGAATTATTCCTTAAAAATACATATGAACCTGTCCAGGCTGATGTATATAGTAAATACAGTTTGCACAGTTGGGTAGAGGCGGTCATTAATGAACGAAATAATAACTACCTAATAGAATGA
- a CDS encoding NAD-dependent epimerase/dehydratase family protein yields the protein MERVLITGGSGFIGTVLVEKLHKKYEVVILDNFSPQIHGDDYKESYLYNNIKGKCEIIKGDIRKYDDISSVLSGVNYVIHLAAETGTGQSMYELNRYTDVNIKGTSNLLEVILKNKLPIKKLILSSSRSVYGEGMYLCETHGLVVPNSREIEDMKRGNFEVKCPKCVGKVKLKKTTEDCPLTPISYYAYTKLAQEKMFEVMCPTMSIPYTIFRYQNVYGAGQSLNNPYTGILSIFSKLLLKNVALNVFEDGMESRDFVHVNDVATITCNALENANTNNQHINVGSGESISVLQVAEKLKALYNSKSIINISGDFRKGDIRHNIANIEKAGSLCGFNPEYAFNKGMEDFAKWVINQYRTNELVTLEDFFGRSLDELKETGMLINAKE from the coding sequence ATGGAAAGAGTACTTATTACAGGCGGTTCTGGCTTTATCGGGACTGTATTGGTAGAAAAGCTACATAAAAAATATGAAGTTGTTATTTTAGATAATTTTTCTCCACAAATTCATGGGGATGACTATAAAGAATCTTATTTATATAATAATATAAAGGGAAAATGTGAAATAATAAAAGGAGACATTCGTAAGTATGATGACATTAGCTCAGTACTAAGTGGTGTCAACTATGTCATTCATCTTGCTGCTGAGACGGGAACAGGGCAATCTATGTATGAACTCAATAGATATACGGATGTAAACATCAAAGGTACATCTAACCTACTTGAGGTTATACTAAAAAACAAACTACCGATTAAGAAGCTAATCCTATCTTCTTCACGTTCTGTGTATGGAGAAGGTATGTATCTTTGTGAAACCCATGGTCTTGTTGTTCCAAATTCACGCGAGATAGAGGATATGAAGAGGGGCAATTTTGAAGTGAAGTGTCCCAAATGTGTTGGCAAAGTAAAGCTAAAAAAGACAACGGAAGACTGTCCTTTAACTCCGATCTCTTATTATGCTTACACTAAACTTGCTCAAGAAAAGATGTTTGAGGTAATGTGCCCAACAATGAGTATACCCTATACCATTTTTAGGTATCAAAATGTATATGGCGCAGGCCAATCTCTAAACAATCCATATACCGGTATTTTGTCAATTTTCTCAAAATTACTCTTAAAAAATGTGGCATTGAATGTATTTGAAGACGGCATGGAAAGCAGAGACTTTGTTCATGTTAATGATGTGGCAACGATTACTTGTAACGCTCTTGAGAACGCTAATACTAACAATCAACATATTAATGTAGGAAGTGGGGAAAGCATCTCTGTACTACAAGTAGCAGAAAAACTAAAAGCATTGTACAATTCAAAGTCGATTATCAATATATCGGGTGATTTTAGAAAAGGAGATATTAGGCATAACATTGCGAATATCGAAAAAGCAGGATCCCTATGTGGATTTAATCCTGAGTATGCTTTTAACAAAGGTATGGAAGACTTTGCAAAATGGGTTATTAATCAATACAGAACAAATGAACTAGTAACATTGGAAGACTTTTTTGGGCGCTCGTTAGATGAATTGAAGGAAACTGGCATGCTGATTAACGCTAAGGAGTGA
- a CDS encoding type II toxin-antitoxin system RelE family toxin, producing MKLTYQLTLSRETIKFLKKQEKKIQTRICKALKGLTVRPPIGDIKPLMSRKNTLRLRIGTFRVIFEVDHNEKKVYVLAIDNRGDIFK from the coding sequence ATGAAATTAACCTACCAACTGACATTGAGTCGTGAGACAATTAAATTTTTAAAAAAGCAGGAAAAAAAGATTCAAACACGTATCTGTAAAGCATTAAAGGGGTTAACGGTGCGACCTCCGATAGGTGACATTAAACCGTTAATGAGCAGAAAAAATACTTTAAGACTTCGAATAGGAACATTTAGAGTAATATTTGAAGTAGACCATAATGAAAAAAAAGTATATGTTTTGGCAATAGATAATCGCGGAGATATTTTTAAATAG
- a CDS encoding MarR family transcriptional regulator: MEKEYEVLSHLGKEKEVTQRKIASGTGLSLGSVNILLKKMVKKGLVKIERLNTRTIRYILTPRGMKEKARITYHYISNSYRLITGISNNLEEIIGEKKEAGITEIYLYGEKDDVYSIIVNVLNNHGFPYEFISDIVRLKRLIITENKGLIIIWDVELDNEIPENIEYINVLELI; this comes from the coding sequence ATGGAAAAAGAATATGAAGTATTATCTCATTTAGGGAAGGAAAAGGAAGTAACCCAGCGCAAAATAGCTTCCGGAACTGGTTTATCCCTGGGGAGTGTAAATATTCTATTAAAAAAAATGGTTAAAAAGGGCTTGGTGAAAATCGAGCGCTTAAATACCAGGACCATTCGTTATATTTTAACCCCAAGGGGAATGAAAGAAAAAGCTCGGATCACATATCATTACATATCAAATTCTTATAGACTCATAACCGGTATATCCAATAACCTGGAAGAAATAATTGGTGAAAAAAAAGAGGCCGGTATTACAGAGATCTATTTATACGGCGAAAAGGACGATGTATACAGTATTATAGTGAATGTGCTTAACAATCATGGTTTTCCTTATGAATTTATAAGCGATATTGTAAGACTGAAGAGGTTGATCATAACTGAGAATAAAGGGCTTATCATTATTTGGGACGTAGAACTAGATAATGAAATCCCTGAAAACATAGAATATATAAATGTTTTAGAGCTGATTTAG
- a CDS encoding UPF0175 family protein: MFKPNIYEYFYKGRLFLMECNIKIPQHIYLALKLPEGDKEKLLLIELAVSLYERGILSFGKARDLAKMSKWDFHEELGKRKVERHYDIECMEEDFSYGYKT, from the coding sequence ATGTTTAAGCCTAATATATATGAATATTTTTATAAAGGTAGGTTATTTTTAATGGAGTGCAACATAAAAATTCCCCAACATATATATCTTGCATTAAAATTACCCGAAGGAGACAAAGAAAAGCTGCTTTTAATAGAGCTTGCAGTATCTTTGTATGAAAGAGGAATCTTATCCTTTGGGAAGGCAAGGGATTTAGCAAAAATGTCAAAGTGGGACTTTCATGAAGAGCTGGGAAAGCGAAAGGTTGAACGACATTATGATATAGAGTGCATGGAGGAAGATTTTTCTTATGGATATAAGACTTAG
- a CDS encoding type II toxin-antitoxin system VapC family toxin, translating to MKTGISKVFIDTAPFIYLIEGSKDYSSYIQKIFEDCMSNDIILYTSIITYFEFCVKPYQLDKVELINSLKELFSELGIRIILADLNVADLASKLRAKYGFLKPMDALQLASAISANCQLFVTNDRQLKKVSEIEVTLVSEW from the coding sequence ATGAAGACAGGGATTAGTAAAGTTTTTATCGATACAGCCCCTTTTATATATTTAATTGAAGGTTCTAAAGATTATTCTAGCTATATTCAAAAAATATTTGAAGATTGTATGTCAAATGATATTATTTTATACACATCTATAATTACTTACTTTGAGTTTTGTGTAAAACCTTACCAATTAGACAAAGTTGAATTGATAAATAGTTTAAAGGAATTATTTTCTGAATTAGGGATTAGAATTATCTTAGCAGACTTAAATGTTGCTGATCTGGCCAGCAAGTTAAGAGCCAAATATGGTTTTTTAAAGCCAATGGATGCTCTTCAACTAGCTTCAGCTATAAGTGCAAACTGTCAGTTATTTGTTACAAATGATAGACAGTTAAAAAAGGTTTCTGAAATTGAAGTAACACTGGTAAGCGAGTGGTAA
- a CDS encoding tyrosine-type recombinase/integrase, with translation MTIKSCFKDFLDYLELEKGVSPGTAYEYSLDLNLFAAFLEQHNLPLEVGEITLQHLRKFLVYLKRERNNSAATINRKLSTLKSFFSFLQYEGIYGVKNNPALQISVMKSSKKLPQILSLEECCHFLSQLKNVSAFPLRDYAMFLLFLQCGCRLHEVKELKISAVDLEEKQVRFLGKGQKERIVPLTSETCRALTSYLEVRKPVVKTDIFFLSVFGHPLSRRGIQDIFRTLAEKTGIYRPGLSVHKLRHTTLTLLLREGVDIRSLQEIAGHASISTTQIYTHVTQEEVRAKMQKHPLARLKSSLADRVEEVVGVYNCSFFNGNEYNSRKDKRKLFDGRRELL, from the coding sequence GTGACCATAAAAAGCTGTTTTAAGGATTTTTTAGACTATTTGGAGCTGGAAAAGGGAGTAAGCCCTGGAACTGCATACGAATACAGCCTGGACTTAAATTTGTTTGCTGCTTTCTTAGAGCAGCACAACCTCCCACTGGAGGTTGGAGAGATCACCCTTCAGCATTTGAGGAAGTTTCTAGTTTATTTAAAAAGGGAGCGGAATAATTCTGCCGCCACCATTAACCGCAAACTTTCCACCCTGAAGTCCTTTTTTAGTTTTTTGCAGTATGAAGGAATATATGGGGTGAAAAATAATCCCGCTTTACAAATTTCGGTGATGAAAAGTTCAAAAAAATTGCCTCAGATTCTTTCCCTGGAGGAATGCTGCCACTTTTTATCTCAATTAAAAAATGTAAGCGCTTTTCCCCTCCGGGATTATGCCATGTTCCTTCTTTTTTTACAGTGCGGCTGCCGGCTGCATGAGGTAAAGGAACTAAAAATATCAGCCGTTGACCTGGAAGAAAAGCAGGTTCGCTTTTTGGGGAAGGGACAGAAGGAACGCATAGTCCCCCTGACCTCTGAAACCTGCCGGGCCCTCACAAGCTACCTGGAGGTAAGAAAACCGGTGGTGAAGACAGATATTTTCTTTCTAAGCGTATTCGGCCATCCCTTAAGCAGAAGGGGCATTCAGGATATCTTTCGCACCCTGGCGGAAAAAACCGGCATCTACCGGCCGGGCTTAAGTGTACACAAGCTGAGGCACACCACACTAACCTTACTCTTAAGAGAAGGGGTAGATATCAGAAGCCTGCAGGAAATTGCCGGCCATGCCAGCATATCCACCACCCAAATATACACCCATGTAACCCAGGAGGAAGTGCGGGCAAAAATGCAAAAACACCCCCTGGCCCGGCTGAAGAGCTCATTGGCGGATCGGGTGGAGGAGGTAGTGGGTGTGTATAATTGTAGTTTTTTTAATGGAAATGAGTATAATAGTAGGAAAGATAAGAGGAAGCTGTTTGACGGGAGAAGGGAATTATTGTAA
- a CDS encoding tyrosine-type recombinase/integrase, which yields MNYEKCMQDFLDYIELERNLSPQTLKGYRAELDLTLKYFKSHNLPLDIGEITIQHIRKYLTYVKKERNNSPASLNKKISVLRSFFNFLTNDDSYGIKINPTFRLSQIKKERKLPQILSLEESRKFLLGIKEVSSYPKRDYAIFLMFLHTGCRLTELKELTITSVDLQEKYVRFFGKGSRERIVPLLDQTCEALEEYLKIREPSIETNQLFLNSRGRPISKEIIAKTFKTLAQKTGVYKKGLSVHKLRHTCLTLLLKEGIDLRTLQEIAGHADIATTQIYTHVAQVDLKRQMNKHPLAKKIEDNLITE from the coding sequence ATGAATTATGAAAAATGCATGCAGGACTTTTTAGATTATATAGAGTTAGAGCGGAACTTGAGCCCCCAAACCCTTAAAGGCTACCGGGCAGAACTGGATTTAACGCTGAAATATTTTAAAAGCCATAATTTACCCCTGGATATTGGGGAAATAACCATACAGCACATAAGGAAATACCTGACTTACGTAAAAAAGGAAAGAAATAATTCCCCTGCGTCACTTAACAAAAAGATCTCTGTCTTAAGGTCTTTTTTTAATTTTCTAACCAATGATGATAGTTATGGAATTAAAATAAACCCTACCTTTAGGTTAAGTCAGATAAAAAAGGAAAGAAAGCTTCCCCAGATATTATCTTTAGAGGAAAGCAGAAAGTTTTTGCTGGGCATTAAAGAAGTAAGTTCTTATCCAAAAAGAGATTATGCTATTTTTCTAATGTTTTTACATACCGGATGTCGCTTAACTGAACTGAAAGAATTGACTATTACCAGCGTAGATTTACAAGAAAAATATGTGCGCTTTTTTGGGAAGGGCAGCAGGGAAAGGATTGTCCCCCTGCTGGACCAAACCTGTGAAGCTCTGGAGGAGTACTTGAAAATCAGGGAACCTTCCATAGAAACAAACCAGTTATTTTTAAACTCCAGAGGCAGGCCTATAAGTAAGGAGATTATCGCCAAAACCTTTAAAACCCTGGCCCAAAAGACAGGGGTTTATAAAAAAGGGTTAAGTGTACATAAGCTTCGTCATACCTGTCTGACCCTATTATTGAAAGAAGGTATCGATTTAAGGACACTGCAGGAGATAGCCGGTCATGCGGATATTGCCACAACCCAAATTTACACCCATGTGGCCCAGGTGGACTTAAAAAGACAGATGAACAAACACCCTCTGGCCAAAAAAATAGAGGATAATTTGATAACAGAGTAA
- a CDS encoding CpsD/CapB family tyrosine-protein kinase, whose protein sequence is MRTKTNMEPTRENRSKMLVSHNATSPVAEAFRTLKTNIQFSSIDKDIQTLLITSAQPSEGKSLTTCNLGLTLARSGVSVLLVDGDLRKPTMHKYFNLSNLMGLTNLLIDDELDLGHVANNIMDNLTVMTSGPIPPNPTELLQTKKMRHLLRQLKEQFDMIIIDSPPVMAVADASVLSILVDGTIMVVGHGVSSKASVLKAKEQLQMVKANILGVVMNKVPLNGQGYYYYYYYGGDKSKREKKTGIINRFLGRFSGKKR, encoded by the coding sequence ATGAGGACAAAAACAAACATGGAACCAACAAGAGAAAACCGCAGCAAAATGCTGGTGAGCCATAATGCCACCAGCCCTGTAGCAGAGGCTTTTCGAACTCTTAAAACCAATATCCAGTTTTCCAGCATTGATAAGGATATCCAAACCCTCTTAATCACCAGTGCCCAGCCTTCAGAGGGAAAGAGCCTCACCACCTGTAATCTGGGCCTTACCCTGGCCCGCTCCGGTGTAAGTGTACTTCTGGTGGACGGGGATTTAAGAAAACCAACCATGCATAAATATTTTAATTTATCAAATCTGATGGGCCTGACTAACCTGCTCATTGACGACGAGTTGGACTTGGGGCATGTGGCCAACAATATTATGGATAACCTTACGGTTATGACCAGCGGACCCATTCCTCCGAATCCCACAGAACTGCTGCAGACAAAAAAAATGAGGCACCTTTTGCGGCAGCTTAAAGAACAGTTTGATATGATTATTATCGATTCCCCCCCGGTCATGGCTGTGGCCGATGCCTCGGTTTTGTCGATTCTGGTTGACGGAACCATCATGGTTGTAGGGCATGGGGTCAGCAGTAAGGCCTCCGTGTTGAAGGCCAAGGAACAACTTCAGATGGTAAAAGCCAATATTTTGGGGGTTGTGATGAACAAGGTCCCCCTCAATGGACAAGGGTATTATTATTACTATTATTATGGTGGGGACAAGTCCAAGCGGGAGAAAAAAACCGGTATTATAAATAGATTTTTAGGCAGGTTTTCCGGTAAGAAAAGATAA
- a CDS encoding tyrosine-protein phosphatase, which produces MSYIDIHAHILPQLDDGPKTLEESLEMAEMAVKQGISRVVATPHVVEGIFDNGKPLILEKVRELQAALHKEKIPLEIIPGAEVHISVNIPAQLEKKELLTINDTGKYLLLELPHFQPIPAYLENLIFSLSIKGVRTIIPHPERNISVQENPNILLPLIEQGVLMQCTLSSLTGYFGEEAQKAAEVLLKCRMVHLLASDMHSTGGRLKYFQESLKKAEDLVGKEMVKSMITSVPEMILEGRDFTVPVPQEYQARTAGRNLWSCILGLFTSRGQGRKPGI; this is translated from the coding sequence TTGTCCTACATAGATATACATGCCCATATCCTTCCCCAGTTGGATGACGGCCCTAAGACCCTGGAAGAATCTCTGGAAATGGCAGAGATGGCCGTCAAGCAGGGAATAAGCAGAGTGGTTGCAACACCTCATGTGGTGGAGGGTATCTTTGATAATGGAAAGCCCCTCATCTTAGAAAAAGTCCGGGAATTACAAGCTGCTTTACATAAAGAAAAAATCCCTCTGGAGATAATCCCCGGAGCGGAAGTTCATATATCTGTAAATATACCTGCACAGCTTGAAAAAAAAGAACTTTTAACCATCAATGATACCGGAAAGTATTTACTTTTGGAGCTGCCTCATTTTCAACCTATTCCTGCTTATCTGGAAAACCTTATCTTCAGCCTTTCAATCAAAGGGGTAAGGACCATTATCCCACATCCGGAAAGGAATATTAGTGTGCAGGAGAACCCCAATATTCTTCTTCCCCTGATTGAACAGGGAGTTCTGATGCAGTGTACCTTATCCAGCCTAACCGGATATTTTGGGGAAGAAGCACAAAAGGCGGCGGAGGTGCTTTTGAAGTGCCGCATGGTGCATCTTTTGGCGTCAGACATGCACAGCACCGGCGGCCGGCTCAAGTACTTTCAAGAATCTCTAAAGAAGGCCGAGGATTTGGTGGGGAAAGAAATGGTAAAGAGCATGATTACCTCTGTTCCGGAAATGATTCTGGAGGGAAGAGATTTTACAGTACCAGTGCCCCAAGAATATCAGGCCCGCACTGCGGGAAGGAACCTGTGGAGCTGTATCCTGGGGTTATTCACCTCCCGCGGGCAGGGTAGAAAGCCGGGTATTTAA
- a CDS encoding YveK family protein yields MEEHMEQEIDIRDIFYILLKRIKFLIIIPLLAALISGLVSYFYLTPIYEASTTLMLWKEQTTEVVYQDIQFNRQLVNTYREIAKSRLVAEEAAKRLQMNLTPAELSSMVEVSLVKDTEVISISVTNKNPELASIIANEVAEVFQNQVPLLIKIDNVKVIDKAVPPVSPIAPRPLLNIAVAGVLGFMVAVGLAFLLEYLDDTVKTPDEVHRLLSLNVLGTVPAIEEKN; encoded by the coding sequence ATGGAAGAACACATGGAGCAAGAGATTGATATTCGGGATATATTTTATATCCTGCTAAAGCGAATAAAGTTTTTAATTATTATTCCTCTGCTGGCGGCTTTAATCAGCGGTTTGGTCAGCTATTTCTACTTGACCCCAATATATGAGGCTTCCACCACCTTAATGCTCTGGAAGGAGCAGACAACAGAGGTGGTGTACCAGGATATTCAGTTTAACCGGCAGCTGGTTAATACCTATCGGGAAATTGCCAAAAGCCGCCTGGTAGCAGAAGAGGCTGCCAAAAGGCTGCAGATGAATTTGACCCCGGCAGAACTCAGCAGCATGGTAGAGGTTTCCCTGGTTAAGGATACGGAAGTAATTTCCATCAGCGTTACCAATAAAAATCCCGAATTGGCTTCTATCATTGCCAATGAAGTGGCTGAGGTTTTTCAGAACCAGGTGCCGCTGTTGATTAAGATAGATAACGTTAAAGTAATAGACAAGGCTGTTCCACCGGTCAGCCCTATAGCTCCCCGCCCTCTTTTGAATATAGCGGTAGCCGGAGTTTTAGGGTTTATGGTAGCTGTTGGCCTTGCCTTTCTCTTGGAATACCTAGATGATACGGTGAAAACCCCTGATGAAGTCCACCGGCTTTTGTCTCTGAATGTTTTAGGCACAGTTCCTGCTATTGAGGAGAAGAATTAA
- a CDS encoding GNAT family N-acetyltransferase, with protein MDLTKFRVYVRAFEPEDYKTTITWRRDEELWSLLTGRRYYVSSEYERKWVNDAIFDNQDNVRLAVCLKENDLHIGNTSLDSINWLNRNAWLGTMIGDKRYRSQGYGSEIAILMLQHGFYDLGLERISIDILLSNTAAYKGIEKCGFKHEGVFRHAVYKNGKFEDLKIMSCLRQDFEEVLKKESLYP; from the coding sequence ATGGATTTAACCAAATTCAGAGTATACGTAAGGGCATTTGAGCCGGAGGATTATAAAACAACCATAACCTGGCGAAGAGATGAGGAGTTATGGTCTCTTTTGACGGGCAGAAGGTACTATGTGTCTTCAGAATATGAAAGGAAATGGGTAAATGATGCTATTTTTGATAACCAGGATAATGTCAGGCTAGCAGTATGCCTTAAGGAAAATGACCTTCACATAGGAAATACTTCCCTGGACAGCATTAACTGGTTGAACAGGAATGCCTGGCTGGGAACCATGATTGGAGATAAAAGATACCGGAGCCAGGGGTACGGTTCTGAGATTGCCATTTTAATGCTTCAGCATGGTTTTTATGATTTAGGCCTGGAAAGGATTTCAATTGATATATTATTGTCCAATACGGCGGCCTATAAGGGAATCGAAAAATGCGGCTTTAAACATGAAGGGGTTTTCCGGCATGCCGTATACAAGAATGGGAAGTTTGAGGATTTAAAAATTATGTCTTGTTTGAGGCAGGATTTTGAAGAGGTCTTGAAAAAAGAATCCCTATACCCTTAA
- a CDS encoding glycosyltransferase, with amino-acid sequence MRNILFITEHYPSRNRPGRGAFVQALVREMARAGVGCTVLTPRGMFSQRFEKSEPHSFIDDTIDNPITIINPRFITFSNRKLLGYNSFDLTQVSFERSVLKAVKKYKLRPDVLYGHFLYSSGATAVKLGVKMNIPSIAAIGESEPSRHFKNRGIYVKPEKDFQNASGIVSVSKANREFCRDKLHLPDEKIRVFPNCVDFTSFYPRKKAEMRKKYGFPPDKTIIAFTGGLIPRKGPHRVLEAVKGIEDIGIIFMGQGKIPLIGENILFKGAVEHSRVPELLSAADMFVLPTLAEGSCNAIIEAMACGLPIISSVGDFNDDILGRQYSLRVNPLDIQEIRSAVLALHNNEEMRCSMSKASLDKAKSFNLSCRAEGILQWIEEIKGGFTYGFNQIQSIRKGI; translated from the coding sequence ATGAGAAATATTTTGTTTATTACCGAACATTATCCCTCCAGGAACAGGCCTGGACGGGGGGCTTTTGTCCAGGCACTGGTTAGAGAGATGGCCAGGGCAGGGGTAGGGTGTACTGTGCTTACCCCCCGGGGTATGTTCTCCCAACGTTTTGAAAAATCAGAACCCCATTCATTTATAGATGATACTATTGATAACCCTATAACCATTATCAACCCCAGGTTTATCACCTTTTCCAACAGGAAACTTCTGGGCTATAATTCCTTTGATTTAACGCAAGTTAGTTTTGAGCGTTCGGTATTAAAAGCGGTAAAAAAATATAAATTAAGGCCTGATGTGCTGTACGGCCATTTTCTTTATTCCTCCGGAGCTACCGCCGTCAAGCTGGGGGTTAAGATGAATATTCCCTCTATTGCGGCCATAGGTGAATCAGAACCCTCCAGGCATTTTAAAAACAGGGGGATATACGTGAAACCGGAAAAAGATTTTCAAAATGCCTCAGGGATAGTCTCTGTTTCAAAAGCCAACAGGGAATTCTGCCGGGATAAGCTTCACCTTCCCGATGAAAAGATTCGAGTGTTTCCTAACTGTGTGGATTTTACCTCTTTTTATCCCAGGAAAAAAGCAGAGATGAGGAAAAAGTACGGCTTTCCCCCGGATAAAACTATCATTGCCTTTACCGGTGGGTTAATTCCCCGCAAGGGCCCCCACAGGGTTTTGGAGGCGGTAAAGGGGATAGAAGATATAGGAATTATTTTTATGGGTCAAGGGAAAATACCTCTAATTGGAGAAAACATCTTATTTAAAGGAGCCGTTGAGCATTCCAGGGTTCCTGAATTATTGTCTGCCGCAGATATGTTTGTGCTGCCTACCCTGGCGGAGGGCTCCTGCAATGCCATTATTGAGGCTATGGCCTGTGGGCTGCCTATTATTTCCTCCGTAGGGGATTTTAATGATGATATTTTGGGCCGGCAGTATTCCCTGCGGGTTAATCCTTTAGATATACAAGAGATCCGCAGTGCTGTTTTAGCCCTGCATAATAATGAGGAAATGCGCTGCAGCATGTCTAAAGCGTCCCTGGATAAAGCAAAAAGTTTTAACCTGTCCTGCAGGGCAGAAGGGATATTGCAATGGATAGAGGAAATTAAGGGAGGTTTCACCTATGGATTTAACCAAATTCAGAGTATACGTAAGGGCATTTGA